The genomic interval GACGCAAATGCCCGAAGCTTGATGAATACGATGCCAGTAGGCTAAGCCGCACTCCAGCATGTCCTGTCCGACGCAGCTCTCGCAATATCTAAACGAGGCGTGTTGGAGGAAACGCGACGCTGTTATGCCCAAGGCCATCTTGAGTCCTGTACCCCGATTACCTCCCATTAGAACAACGGCATCGCGGCCCTTCTGTTCATTCAAAAACGGCAAATAAAGCGGTAAAAGTGTGAAGCGATTGATCAACTCTCCTACGGGAATGGCGCCTCCCAGACGCTCAGACAGAGCCCCTAAGCAGCATGGCAAAATGGAACCACAGGTACGCGAGTAGCTACCGAAGAGCTCGTGGCTTGACACGCGGTATCCTGGATTGGCCGCTAGCTTGTGATAGCGCACGGCCAGGCTGTAGAGCGACTCATCCGGGAACGGCTGGGGGAAGAACAGAAGGTTAGCCACTGCCTTGAGCTCCCGATCCTCATGTCACCAGGAGGAATCCCTATCCACCCAGCCGCGCTGTTCGAGCTGAGCCTGAAGGTCTTCGTCCTTCGAAAAATGCACGTTAGCTAATGCTCCGTCAGCAACCGGGACCACGGTACGACCCGTAGCCTTCGATGCCGATTTATCCTTGGCTTGAGGTGGAGGAGTGATCGCGGCCTGGGTAAGTAGCGAAAGATGAGCTCTGTCGGCCCGGCGAGCCAAGTCGTAGTTCATCATCTGGGCGATCTGGTCTTTTGTAGGCATCATGTCCTCGAAGTCAGCAATCTGAAGAGGATCACCGCTTCGTAGAGCCTCGATGGGCTTGTGTAGAAGCCTCATTTGATTGTCATACACCTGCTGAAGCACCGCTGGCGTAATAGCGTCGAGGCCCTCCCAAATTACATGACGCTGCGCAAGCATAAGCAGTTTCGCTAGGAAATCAGTATTGCCTTGGGCGAGATCATAGATCTTGGACAAGAGCTCCTTCGTCAGGGGGGCGCATGATGCCGTCCAGTCATAGGCCCAGAGTTGGGACACCAAGTGCTCCCAAAACGGATCGTCTTCGCTGAATCGGTCAAAAGCGATGGGTCCCATCCCCGCCGCTCTTCGGGCGTTGCGCAGCACACCAGAAAACAGCGGGAGCATTGCGTTGGTCCCTACATACACCAGCGGAACGCCTGCATCGTTGGATAAAGTTACGAAGAAATTCAGCAACTTTTCCCGATCCTGTCCCCCCCGCGAGGAGCAAAGATGCTGCATTTCATCAATGATCAAAGCACCAATGAAAAAGGTTTTGCACAGCTGACTGATGTGCTGGAGCATTACGCTGATGCTGTTGCCAGAACCGCCCCTGCGCGAGTATTTGTCGACTCCTAACGCAGCATCCAACGCTGAGAAGAATGCTGCACAGAAACCGCGCAACGAGCCGTCATGAGGGCACTCAATCTTTAGCCACACGACCTGGGTTTCGATGAGAATGGCGTCTTTATATCTGCTGTGGCTGATCACCTGCGGATAAAGCCTTGCGATGGAATTGAGCGCTGTGGTCTTACCCATACCACTCAAGCCGATGAGCGTCATCGTCTCAGCGGTGGACATGAATCCGTGGCCCTTGGCCTCCGCTGAGGAAGGCAGCCGATGCCTAACAGATGAGGCCAACAGCGGATTGCGTCCCATATATCCGTAGCGA from Pseudomonas fortuita carries:
- a CDS encoding ATP-binding protein, which produces MNDLTFSPAEYIPTGMPQYDGNPLIECLPRILSDVDVVRRVGNLPPKPDEAERALPPKLRGHGINRLKDVVVPFEIHLRLEDLFSQLIRYGYMGRNPLLASSVRHRLPSSAEAKGHGFMSTAETMTLIGLSGMGKTTALNSIARLYPQVISHSRYKDAILIETQVVWLKIECPHDGSLRGFCAAFFSALDAALGVDKYSRRGGSGNSISVMLQHISQLCKTFFIGALIIDEMQHLCSSRGGQDREKLLNFFVTLSNDAGVPLVYVGTNAMLPLFSGVLRNARRAAGMGPIAFDRFSEDDPFWEHLVSQLWAYDWTASCAPLTKELLSKIYDLAQGNTDFLAKLLMLAQRHVIWEGLDAITPAVLQQVYDNQMRLLHKPIEALRSGDPLQIADFEDMMPTKDQIAQMMNYDLARRADRAHLSLLTQAAITPPPQAKDKSASKATGRTVVPVADGALANVHFSKDEDLQAQLEQRGWVDRDSSW